A window of the Tachysurus fulvidraco isolate hzauxx_2018 chromosome 6, HZAU_PFXX_2.0, whole genome shotgun sequence genome harbors these coding sequences:
- the LOC113637772 gene encoding uncharacterized protein LOC113637772 isoform X12, which translates to MPRHVSRVRAQVPARSRMRTNTGFGGNRHHTTRTHYNPGVRGNFHHNNRTRNPGLRGNSHHTTRTHINPGFRGNFHHNRRTNPNPVNAGRGGLHPHRRGNSNPGFRGKTHHTKRTHPNSGHRQVLDKRRVNVQGVKNPMIRGGKTVSVLELLKQKLKADTVLTVRPRVQRSGRVRGNTRNTLSVLNLLKQKLKSNRVLMVRPRVQHIPPAVTLHPVPVAAPTNARTVSYQPRYGVHHDHRDRTPQPAIHNSGQQVACNSATAARIQKLDNTPADNENISEVKDEYMLFLKDQRADLIDKVKNVVRIVDYLELSNEKAAIVRAQLTDQAMMRKLLEFTTSRRAAELLINVLWEQAGDVMEDLIDVEDGDDAGDDADARDDATDDATDDSGDDADARDDAGVIYIVNG; encoded by the exons ATGCCACGACACGTTTCTAGAG tcagAGCCCAAGTGCCTGCAAGAAGCAGAATGAGAACTAATACAg GATTTGGTGGAAACAGACATCACACAACTAGAACACACTATAATCCAG GTGTTAGAGGAAACTTCCATCACAACAATAGAACACGTAATCCAg GATTAAGAGGAAATTCACATCACACAACAagaacacacattaatccag GTTTTAGAGGAAACTTCCATCACAACAGAAGAACAAATCCTAATCCAG tgAATGCAGGCAGAGGAGGGTTACATCCACACCGAAGAGGGAATTCTAATCCAG gATTTAGAggaaaaacacaccacacaaaaagaACACATCCTAATTCAG GACACAGACAGGTGCTGGACAAAAGGAGGGTCAATGTCCAGGGGGTCAAGAACCCAATGATACGTGGCGGGAAAACCGTATCAG TGCTGGAGTTGCTGAAACAGAAACTAAAAGCTGACACAGTGCTGACGGTCCGTCCCCGAGTCCAAAGGAGtggaa GAGTTAGAGGAAACACAAGAAACACCCTTTCAG TTCTGAACTTACTGAAACAGAAGCTGAAATCTAATCGAGTGCTGATGGTCCGTCCAAGAGTCCAACACATCCCACCTGCTGTGACTCTACATCCTGTTCCTGTGG CAGCTCCTACAAACGCAAGAACAGTTTCATACCAACCGCGATATGGAGTGCATCATGACCACAGAGACAGGACTCCACAACCAGCCATTCACAACTCCGGCCAACAAGTGGCCTGTAACTCGGCAACCGCTG CTCGGATCCAGAAGCTAGACAACACTCCAGCTGATAATGAGAATATTTcag AAGTCAAAGACGAATACATGCTGTTTCTAAAGGACCAGCGAGCCGACTTAATCGATAAAGTTAAAAATGTAGTTAGAATAGTGGATTACCTTGAGCTATCCAATGAGAAAGCAGCAATCGTGCGAGCACAGCTGACCGACCAGGCCATGATGAGGAAACTTCTGGAGTTTACAACCAGCAGACGTGCTGCAGAGCTCCTGATTAATGTCTTGTGGGAACAAGCAGGTGATGTCATGGAAGATCTTATTGATGTTGAGGATGGAGATGATGCTGGAGATGATGCTGATGCTAGAGATGATGCTACAGATGATGCTACAGATGATTCTGGAGATGATGCTGATGCTAGAGATGATGCTGGAGTAATATATATTGTAAATGGATAA
- the LOC113637772 gene encoding uncharacterized protein LOC113637772 isoform X2 — MPRHVSRVRAQVPARSRMRTNTGFGGNRHHTTRTHYNPGVRGNFHHNNRTRNPGLRGNSHHTTRTHINPGFRGNFHHNRRTNPNPGVRGNHHNQRTNPNPGVRGNHHNQRTNPNPVNAGRGGLHPHRRGNSNPGFRGKTHHTKRTHPNSGVRGNVPHNQRTNPNPGHRQVLDKRRVNVQGVKNPMIRGGKTVSVLELLKQKLKADTVLTVRPRVQRSGRVRGNTRNTLSVLNLLKQKLKSNRVLMVRPRVQHIPPAVTLHPVPVAPTNARTVSYQPRYGVHHDHRDRTPQPAIHNSGQQVACNSATAARIQKLDNTPADNENISEVKDEYMLFLKDQRADLIDKVKNVVRIVDYLELSNEKAAIVRAQLTDQAMMRKLLEFTTSRRAAELLINVLWEQAGDVMEDLIDVEDGDDAGDDADARDDATDDATDDSGDDADARDDAGVIYIVNG, encoded by the exons ATGCCACGACACGTTTCTAGAG tcagAGCCCAAGTGCCTGCAAGAAGCAGAATGAGAACTAATACAg GATTTGGTGGAAACAGACATCACACAACTAGAACACACTATAATCCAG GTGTTAGAGGAAACTTCCATCACAACAATAGAACACGTAATCCAg GATTAAGAGGAAATTCACATCACACAACAagaacacacattaatccag GTTTTAGAGGAAACTTCCATCACAACAGAAGAACAAATCCTAATCCAG GTGTAAGAGGAAACCATCACAACCAGAGGACAAATCCTAATCCAg GTGTTAGAGGAAACCATCACAATCAGAGGACAAATCCTAATCCAg tgAATGCAGGCAGAGGAGGGTTACATCCACACCGAAGAGGGAATTCTAATCCAG gATTTAGAggaaaaacacaccacacaaaaagaACACATCCTAATTCAG GTGTTAGAGGAAACGTCCCCCACAACCAGAGGACAAATCCTAATCCAG GACACAGACAGGTGCTGGACAAAAGGAGGGTCAATGTCCAGGGGGTCAAGAACCCAATGATACGTGGCGGGAAAACCGTATCAG TGCTGGAGTTGCTGAAACAGAAACTAAAAGCTGACACAGTGCTGACGGTCCGTCCCCGAGTCCAAAGGAGtggaa GAGTTAGAGGAAACACAAGAAACACCCTTTCAG TTCTGAACTTACTGAAACAGAAGCTGAAATCTAATCGAGTGCTGATGGTCCGTCCAAGAGTCCAACACATCCCACCTGCTGTGACTCTACATCCTGTTCCTGTGG CTCCTACAAACGCAAGAACAGTTTCATACCAACCGCGATATGGAGTGCATCATGACCACAGAGACAGGACTCCACAACCAGCCATTCACAACTCCGGCCAACAAGTGGCCTGTAACTCGGCAACCGCTG CTCGGATCCAGAAGCTAGACAACACTCCAGCTGATAATGAGAATATTTcag AAGTCAAAGACGAATACATGCTGTTTCTAAAGGACCAGCGAGCCGACTTAATCGATAAAGTTAAAAATGTAGTTAGAATAGTGGATTACCTTGAGCTATCCAATGAGAAAGCAGCAATCGTGCGAGCACAGCTGACCGACCAGGCCATGATGAGGAAACTTCTGGAGTTTACAACCAGCAGACGTGCTGCAGAGCTCCTGATTAATGTCTTGTGGGAACAAGCAGGTGATGTCATGGAAGATCTTATTGATGTTGAGGATGGAGATGATGCTGGAGATGATGCTGATGCTAGAGATGATGCTACAGATGATGCTACAGATGATTCTGGAGATGATGCTGATGCTAGAGATGATGCTGGAGTAATATATATTGTAAATGGATAA
- the LOC113637772 gene encoding uncharacterized protein LOC113637772 isoform X7, with the protein MPRHVSRVRAQVPARSRMRTNTGFGGNRHHTTRTHYNPGVRGNFHHNNRTRNPGLRGNSHHTTRTHINPGFRGNFHHNRRTNPNPVNAGRGGLHPHRRGNSNPGFRGKTHHTKRTHPNSGVRGNVPHNQRTNPNPGHRQVLDKRRVNVQGVKNPMIRGGKTVSVLELLKQKLKADTVLTVRPRVQRSGRVRGNTRNTLSVLNLLKQKLKSNRVLMVRPRVQHIPPAVTLHPVPVAAPTNARTVSYQPRYGVHHDHRDRTPQPAIHNSGQQVACNSATAARIQKLDNTPADNENISEVKDEYMLFLKDQRADLIDKVKNVVRIVDYLELSNEKAAIVRAQLTDQAMMRKLLEFTTSRRAAELLINVLWEQAGDVMEDLIDVEDGDDAGDDADARDDATDDATDDSGDDADARDDAGVIYIVNG; encoded by the exons ATGCCACGACACGTTTCTAGAG tcagAGCCCAAGTGCCTGCAAGAAGCAGAATGAGAACTAATACAg GATTTGGTGGAAACAGACATCACACAACTAGAACACACTATAATCCAG GTGTTAGAGGAAACTTCCATCACAACAATAGAACACGTAATCCAg GATTAAGAGGAAATTCACATCACACAACAagaacacacattaatccag GTTTTAGAGGAAACTTCCATCACAACAGAAGAACAAATCCTAATCCAG tgAATGCAGGCAGAGGAGGGTTACATCCACACCGAAGAGGGAATTCTAATCCAG gATTTAGAggaaaaacacaccacacaaaaagaACACATCCTAATTCAG GTGTTAGAGGAAACGTCCCCCACAACCAGAGGACAAATCCTAATCCAG GACACAGACAGGTGCTGGACAAAAGGAGGGTCAATGTCCAGGGGGTCAAGAACCCAATGATACGTGGCGGGAAAACCGTATCAG TGCTGGAGTTGCTGAAACAGAAACTAAAAGCTGACACAGTGCTGACGGTCCGTCCCCGAGTCCAAAGGAGtggaa GAGTTAGAGGAAACACAAGAAACACCCTTTCAG TTCTGAACTTACTGAAACAGAAGCTGAAATCTAATCGAGTGCTGATGGTCCGTCCAAGAGTCCAACACATCCCACCTGCTGTGACTCTACATCCTGTTCCTGTGG CAGCTCCTACAAACGCAAGAACAGTTTCATACCAACCGCGATATGGAGTGCATCATGACCACAGAGACAGGACTCCACAACCAGCCATTCACAACTCCGGCCAACAAGTGGCCTGTAACTCGGCAACCGCTG CTCGGATCCAGAAGCTAGACAACACTCCAGCTGATAATGAGAATATTTcag AAGTCAAAGACGAATACATGCTGTTTCTAAAGGACCAGCGAGCCGACTTAATCGATAAAGTTAAAAATGTAGTTAGAATAGTGGATTACCTTGAGCTATCCAATGAGAAAGCAGCAATCGTGCGAGCACAGCTGACCGACCAGGCCATGATGAGGAAACTTCTGGAGTTTACAACCAGCAGACGTGCTGCAGAGCTCCTGATTAATGTCTTGTGGGAACAAGCAGGTGATGTCATGGAAGATCTTATTGATGTTGAGGATGGAGATGATGCTGGAGATGATGCTGATGCTAGAGATGATGCTACAGATGATGCTACAGATGATTCTGGAGATGATGCTGATGCTAGAGATGATGCTGGAGTAATATATATTGTAAATGGATAA
- the LOC113637772 gene encoding uncharacterized protein LOC113637772 isoform X3, with protein sequence MPRHVSRVRAQVPARSRMRTNTGFGGNRHHTTRTHYNPGVRGNFHHNNRTRNPGLRGNSHHTTRTHINPGFRGNFHHNRRTNPNPGVRGNHHNQRTNPNPVNAGRGGLHPHRRGNSNPGFRGKTHHTKRTHPNSGVRGNVPHNQRTNPNPGHRQVLDKRRVNVQGVKNPMIRGGKTVSVLELLKQKLKADTVLTVRPRVQRSGRVRGNTRNTLSVLNLLKQKLKSNRVLMVRPRVQHIPPAVTLHPVPVAAPTNARTVSYQPRYGVHHDHRDRTPQPAIHNSGQQVACNSATAARIQKLDNTPADNENISEVKDEYMLFLKDQRADLIDKVKNVVRIVDYLELSNEKAAIVRAQLTDQAMMRKLLEFTTSRRAAELLINVLWEQAGDVMEDLIDVEDGDDAGDDADARDDATDDATDDSGDDADARDDAGVIYIVNG encoded by the exons ATGCCACGACACGTTTCTAGAG tcagAGCCCAAGTGCCTGCAAGAAGCAGAATGAGAACTAATACAg GATTTGGTGGAAACAGACATCACACAACTAGAACACACTATAATCCAG GTGTTAGAGGAAACTTCCATCACAACAATAGAACACGTAATCCAg GATTAAGAGGAAATTCACATCACACAACAagaacacacattaatccag GTTTTAGAGGAAACTTCCATCACAACAGAAGAACAAATCCTAATCCAG GTGTAAGAGGAAACCATCACAACCAGAGGACAAATCCTAATCCAg tgAATGCAGGCAGAGGAGGGTTACATCCACACCGAAGAGGGAATTCTAATCCAG gATTTAGAggaaaaacacaccacacaaaaagaACACATCCTAATTCAG GTGTTAGAGGAAACGTCCCCCACAACCAGAGGACAAATCCTAATCCAG GACACAGACAGGTGCTGGACAAAAGGAGGGTCAATGTCCAGGGGGTCAAGAACCCAATGATACGTGGCGGGAAAACCGTATCAG TGCTGGAGTTGCTGAAACAGAAACTAAAAGCTGACACAGTGCTGACGGTCCGTCCCCGAGTCCAAAGGAGtggaa GAGTTAGAGGAAACACAAGAAACACCCTTTCAG TTCTGAACTTACTGAAACAGAAGCTGAAATCTAATCGAGTGCTGATGGTCCGTCCAAGAGTCCAACACATCCCACCTGCTGTGACTCTACATCCTGTTCCTGTGG CAGCTCCTACAAACGCAAGAACAGTTTCATACCAACCGCGATATGGAGTGCATCATGACCACAGAGACAGGACTCCACAACCAGCCATTCACAACTCCGGCCAACAAGTGGCCTGTAACTCGGCAACCGCTG CTCGGATCCAGAAGCTAGACAACACTCCAGCTGATAATGAGAATATTTcag AAGTCAAAGACGAATACATGCTGTTTCTAAAGGACCAGCGAGCCGACTTAATCGATAAAGTTAAAAATGTAGTTAGAATAGTGGATTACCTTGAGCTATCCAATGAGAAAGCAGCAATCGTGCGAGCACAGCTGACCGACCAGGCCATGATGAGGAAACTTCTGGAGTTTACAACCAGCAGACGTGCTGCAGAGCTCCTGATTAATGTCTTGTGGGAACAAGCAGGTGATGTCATGGAAGATCTTATTGATGTTGAGGATGGAGATGATGCTGGAGATGATGCTGATGCTAGAGATGATGCTACAGATGATGCTACAGATGATTCTGGAGATGATGCTGATGCTAGAGATGATGCTGGAGTAATATATATTGTAAATGGATAA
- the LOC113637772 gene encoding GATA zinc finger domain-containing protein 14-like isoform X4, with the protein MPRHVSRVRAQVPARSRMRTNTGFGGNRHHTTRTHYNPGVRGNFHHNNRTRNPGLRGNSHHTTRTHINPGFRGNFHHNRRTNPNPGVRGNHHNQRTNPNPGVRGNHHNQRTNPNPVNAGRGGLHPHRRGNSNPGFRGKTHHTKRTHPNSGHRQVLDKRRVNVQGVKNPMIRGGKTVSVLELLKQKLKADTVLTVRPRVQRSGRVRGNTRNTLSVLNLLKQKLKSNRVLMVRPRVQHIPPAVTLHPVPVAAPTNARTVSYQPRYGVHHDHRDRTPQPAIHNSGQQVACNSATAARIQKLDNTPADNENISEVKDEYMLFLKDQRADLIDKVKNVVRIVDYLELSNEKAAIVRAQLTDQAMMRKLLEFTTSRRAAELLINVLWEQAGDVMEDLIDVEDGDDAGDDADARDDATDDATDDSGDDADARDDAGVIYIVNG; encoded by the exons ATGCCACGACACGTTTCTAGAG tcagAGCCCAAGTGCCTGCAAGAAGCAGAATGAGAACTAATACAg GATTTGGTGGAAACAGACATCACACAACTAGAACACACTATAATCCAG GTGTTAGAGGAAACTTCCATCACAACAATAGAACACGTAATCCAg GATTAAGAGGAAATTCACATCACACAACAagaacacacattaatccag GTTTTAGAGGAAACTTCCATCACAACAGAAGAACAAATCCTAATCCAG GTGTAAGAGGAAACCATCACAACCAGAGGACAAATCCTAATCCAg GTGTTAGAGGAAACCATCACAATCAGAGGACAAATCCTAATCCAg tgAATGCAGGCAGAGGAGGGTTACATCCACACCGAAGAGGGAATTCTAATCCAG gATTTAGAggaaaaacacaccacacaaaaagaACACATCCTAATTCAG GACACAGACAGGTGCTGGACAAAAGGAGGGTCAATGTCCAGGGGGTCAAGAACCCAATGATACGTGGCGGGAAAACCGTATCAG TGCTGGAGTTGCTGAAACAGAAACTAAAAGCTGACACAGTGCTGACGGTCCGTCCCCGAGTCCAAAGGAGtggaa GAGTTAGAGGAAACACAAGAAACACCCTTTCAG TTCTGAACTTACTGAAACAGAAGCTGAAATCTAATCGAGTGCTGATGGTCCGTCCAAGAGTCCAACACATCCCACCTGCTGTGACTCTACATCCTGTTCCTGTGG CAGCTCCTACAAACGCAAGAACAGTTTCATACCAACCGCGATATGGAGTGCATCATGACCACAGAGACAGGACTCCACAACCAGCCATTCACAACTCCGGCCAACAAGTGGCCTGTAACTCGGCAACCGCTG CTCGGATCCAGAAGCTAGACAACACTCCAGCTGATAATGAGAATATTTcag AAGTCAAAGACGAATACATGCTGTTTCTAAAGGACCAGCGAGCCGACTTAATCGATAAAGTTAAAAATGTAGTTAGAATAGTGGATTACCTTGAGCTATCCAATGAGAAAGCAGCAATCGTGCGAGCACAGCTGACCGACCAGGCCATGATGAGGAAACTTCTGGAGTTTACAACCAGCAGACGTGCTGCAGAGCTCCTGATTAATGTCTTGTGGGAACAAGCAGGTGATGTCATGGAAGATCTTATTGATGTTGAGGATGGAGATGATGCTGGAGATGATGCTGATGCTAGAGATGATGCTACAGATGATGCTACAGATGATTCTGGAGATGATGCTGATGCTAGAGATGATGCTGGAGTAATATATATTGTAAATGGATAA
- the LOC113637772 gene encoding uncharacterized protein LOC113637772 isoform X8, protein MPRHVSRVRAQVPARSRMRTNTGFGGNRHHTTRTHYNPGVRGNFHHNNRTRNPGLRGNSHHTTRTHINPGFRGNFHHNRRTNPNPGVRGNHHNQRTNPNPVNAGRGGLHPHRRGNSNPGFRGKTHHTKRTHPNSGHRQVLDKRRVNVQGVKNPMIRGGKTVSVLELLKQKLKADTVLTVRPRVQRSGRVRGNTRNTLSVLNLLKQKLKSNRVLMVRPRVQHIPPAVTLHPVPVAAPTNARTVSYQPRYGVHHDHRDRTPQPAIHNSGQQVACNSATAARIQKLDNTPADNENISEVKDEYMLFLKDQRADLIDKVKNVVRIVDYLELSNEKAAIVRAQLTDQAMMRKLLEFTTSRRAAELLINVLWEQAGDVMEDLIDVEDGDDAGDDADARDDATDDATDDSGDDADARDDAGVIYIVNG, encoded by the exons ATGCCACGACACGTTTCTAGAG tcagAGCCCAAGTGCCTGCAAGAAGCAGAATGAGAACTAATACAg GATTTGGTGGAAACAGACATCACACAACTAGAACACACTATAATCCAG GTGTTAGAGGAAACTTCCATCACAACAATAGAACACGTAATCCAg GATTAAGAGGAAATTCACATCACACAACAagaacacacattaatccag GTTTTAGAGGAAACTTCCATCACAACAGAAGAACAAATCCTAATCCAG GTGTAAGAGGAAACCATCACAACCAGAGGACAAATCCTAATCCAg tgAATGCAGGCAGAGGAGGGTTACATCCACACCGAAGAGGGAATTCTAATCCAG gATTTAGAggaaaaacacaccacacaaaaagaACACATCCTAATTCAG GACACAGACAGGTGCTGGACAAAAGGAGGGTCAATGTCCAGGGGGTCAAGAACCCAATGATACGTGGCGGGAAAACCGTATCAG TGCTGGAGTTGCTGAAACAGAAACTAAAAGCTGACACAGTGCTGACGGTCCGTCCCCGAGTCCAAAGGAGtggaa GAGTTAGAGGAAACACAAGAAACACCCTTTCAG TTCTGAACTTACTGAAACAGAAGCTGAAATCTAATCGAGTGCTGATGGTCCGTCCAAGAGTCCAACACATCCCACCTGCTGTGACTCTACATCCTGTTCCTGTGG CAGCTCCTACAAACGCAAGAACAGTTTCATACCAACCGCGATATGGAGTGCATCATGACCACAGAGACAGGACTCCACAACCAGCCATTCACAACTCCGGCCAACAAGTGGCCTGTAACTCGGCAACCGCTG CTCGGATCCAGAAGCTAGACAACACTCCAGCTGATAATGAGAATATTTcag AAGTCAAAGACGAATACATGCTGTTTCTAAAGGACCAGCGAGCCGACTTAATCGATAAAGTTAAAAATGTAGTTAGAATAGTGGATTACCTTGAGCTATCCAATGAGAAAGCAGCAATCGTGCGAGCACAGCTGACCGACCAGGCCATGATGAGGAAACTTCTGGAGTTTACAACCAGCAGACGTGCTGCAGAGCTCCTGATTAATGTCTTGTGGGAACAAGCAGGTGATGTCATGGAAGATCTTATTGATGTTGAGGATGGAGATGATGCTGGAGATGATGCTGATGCTAGAGATGATGCTACAGATGATGCTACAGATGATTCTGGAGATGATGCTGATGCTAGAGATGATGCTGGAGTAATATATATTGTAAATGGATAA
- the LOC113637772 gene encoding GATA zinc finger domain-containing protein 14-like isoform X1, translating into MPRHVSRVRAQVPARSRMRTNTGFGGNRHHTTRTHYNPGVRGNFHHNNRTRNPGLRGNSHHTTRTHINPGFRGNFHHNRRTNPNPGVRGNHHNQRTNPNPGVRGNHHNQRTNPNPVNAGRGGLHPHRRGNSNPGFRGKTHHTKRTHPNSGVRGNVPHNQRTNPNPGHRQVLDKRRVNVQGVKNPMIRGGKTVSVLELLKQKLKADTVLTVRPRVQRSGRVRGNTRNTLSVLNLLKQKLKSNRVLMVRPRVQHIPPAVTLHPVPVAAPTNARTVSYQPRYGVHHDHRDRTPQPAIHNSGQQVACNSATAARIQKLDNTPADNENISEVKDEYMLFLKDQRADLIDKVKNVVRIVDYLELSNEKAAIVRAQLTDQAMMRKLLEFTTSRRAAELLINVLWEQAGDVMEDLIDVEDGDDAGDDADARDDATDDATDDSGDDADARDDAGVIYIVNG; encoded by the exons ATGCCACGACACGTTTCTAGAG tcagAGCCCAAGTGCCTGCAAGAAGCAGAATGAGAACTAATACAg GATTTGGTGGAAACAGACATCACACAACTAGAACACACTATAATCCAG GTGTTAGAGGAAACTTCCATCACAACAATAGAACACGTAATCCAg GATTAAGAGGAAATTCACATCACACAACAagaacacacattaatccag GTTTTAGAGGAAACTTCCATCACAACAGAAGAACAAATCCTAATCCAG GTGTAAGAGGAAACCATCACAACCAGAGGACAAATCCTAATCCAg GTGTTAGAGGAAACCATCACAATCAGAGGACAAATCCTAATCCAg tgAATGCAGGCAGAGGAGGGTTACATCCACACCGAAGAGGGAATTCTAATCCAG gATTTAGAggaaaaacacaccacacaaaaagaACACATCCTAATTCAG GTGTTAGAGGAAACGTCCCCCACAACCAGAGGACAAATCCTAATCCAG GACACAGACAGGTGCTGGACAAAAGGAGGGTCAATGTCCAGGGGGTCAAGAACCCAATGATACGTGGCGGGAAAACCGTATCAG TGCTGGAGTTGCTGAAACAGAAACTAAAAGCTGACACAGTGCTGACGGTCCGTCCCCGAGTCCAAAGGAGtggaa GAGTTAGAGGAAACACAAGAAACACCCTTTCAG TTCTGAACTTACTGAAACAGAAGCTGAAATCTAATCGAGTGCTGATGGTCCGTCCAAGAGTCCAACACATCCCACCTGCTGTGACTCTACATCCTGTTCCTGTGG CAGCTCCTACAAACGCAAGAACAGTTTCATACCAACCGCGATATGGAGTGCATCATGACCACAGAGACAGGACTCCACAACCAGCCATTCACAACTCCGGCCAACAAGTGGCCTGTAACTCGGCAACCGCTG CTCGGATCCAGAAGCTAGACAACACTCCAGCTGATAATGAGAATATTTcag AAGTCAAAGACGAATACATGCTGTTTCTAAAGGACCAGCGAGCCGACTTAATCGATAAAGTTAAAAATGTAGTTAGAATAGTGGATTACCTTGAGCTATCCAATGAGAAAGCAGCAATCGTGCGAGCACAGCTGACCGACCAGGCCATGATGAGGAAACTTCTGGAGTTTACAACCAGCAGACGTGCTGCAGAGCTCCTGATTAATGTCTTGTGGGAACAAGCAGGTGATGTCATGGAAGATCTTATTGATGTTGAGGATGGAGATGATGCTGGAGATGATGCTGATGCTAGAGATGATGCTACAGATGATGCTACAGATGATTCTGGAGATGATGCTGATGCTAGAGATGATGCTGGAGTAATATATATTGTAAATGGATAA
- the LOC113637772 gene encoding uncharacterized protein LOC113637772 isoform X10: MPRHVSRVRAQVPARSRMRTNTGFGGNRHHTTRTHYNPGVRGNFHHNNRTRNPGVRGNHHNQRTNPNPGVRGNHHNQRTNPNPVNAGRGGLHPHRRGNSNPGFRGKTHHTKRTHPNSGVRGNVPHNQRTNPNPGHRQVLDKRRVNVQGVKNPMIRGGKTVSVLELLKQKLKADTVLTVRPRVQRSGRVRGNTRNTLSVLNLLKQKLKSNRVLMVRPRVQHIPPAVTLHPVPVAAPTNARTVSYQPRYGVHHDHRDRTPQPAIHNSGQQVACNSATAARIQKLDNTPADNENISEVKDEYMLFLKDQRADLIDKVKNVVRIVDYLELSNEKAAIVRAQLTDQAMMRKLLEFTTSRRAAELLINVLWEQAGDVMEDLIDVEDGDDAGDDADARDDATDDATDDSGDDADARDDAGVIYIVNG; the protein is encoded by the exons ATGCCACGACACGTTTCTAGAG tcagAGCCCAAGTGCCTGCAAGAAGCAGAATGAGAACTAATACAg GATTTGGTGGAAACAGACATCACACAACTAGAACACACTATAATCCAG GTGTTAGAGGAAACTTCCATCACAACAATAGAACACGTAATCCAg GTGTAAGAGGAAACCATCACAACCAGAGGACAAATCCTAATCCAg GTGTTAGAGGAAACCATCACAATCAGAGGACAAATCCTAATCCAg tgAATGCAGGCAGAGGAGGGTTACATCCACACCGAAGAGGGAATTCTAATCCAG gATTTAGAggaaaaacacaccacacaaaaagaACACATCCTAATTCAG GTGTTAGAGGAAACGTCCCCCACAACCAGAGGACAAATCCTAATCCAG GACACAGACAGGTGCTGGACAAAAGGAGGGTCAATGTCCAGGGGGTCAAGAACCCAATGATACGTGGCGGGAAAACCGTATCAG TGCTGGAGTTGCTGAAACAGAAACTAAAAGCTGACACAGTGCTGACGGTCCGTCCCCGAGTCCAAAGGAGtggaa GAGTTAGAGGAAACACAAGAAACACCCTTTCAG TTCTGAACTTACTGAAACAGAAGCTGAAATCTAATCGAGTGCTGATGGTCCGTCCAAGAGTCCAACACATCCCACCTGCTGTGACTCTACATCCTGTTCCTGTGG CAGCTCCTACAAACGCAAGAACAGTTTCATACCAACCGCGATATGGAGTGCATCATGACCACAGAGACAGGACTCCACAACCAGCCATTCACAACTCCGGCCAACAAGTGGCCTGTAACTCGGCAACCGCTG CTCGGATCCAGAAGCTAGACAACACTCCAGCTGATAATGAGAATATTTcag AAGTCAAAGACGAATACATGCTGTTTCTAAAGGACCAGCGAGCCGACTTAATCGATAAAGTTAAAAATGTAGTTAGAATAGTGGATTACCTTGAGCTATCCAATGAGAAAGCAGCAATCGTGCGAGCACAGCTGACCGACCAGGCCATGATGAGGAAACTTCTGGAGTTTACAACCAGCAGACGTGCTGCAGAGCTCCTGATTAATGTCTTGTGGGAACAAGCAGGTGATGTCATGGAAGATCTTATTGATGTTGAGGATGGAGATGATGCTGGAGATGATGCTGATGCTAGAGATGATGCTACAGATGATGCTACAGATGATTCTGGAGATGATGCTGATGCTAGAGATGATGCTGGAGTAATATATATTGTAAATGGATAA